From the genome of Uranotaenia lowii strain MFRU-FL chromosome 1, ASM2978415v1, whole genome shotgun sequence, one region includes:
- the LOC129738657 gene encoding achaete-scute complex protein T3-like, with protein sequence MAALVSSMALGQNIHNILPNNRILMQQKPVNHHGKRPIAPAPIMIGGATQLPVGLKCKTAISAKKFAYCGLPYAQTPQQTASVLRRNARERNRVKQVNNGFANLRQHIPATVVTALTNGGRGASKKLSKVDTLRMAVEYIRSLQRMLDENCENTNQKSLSQFSSASSFYGTMSESSTASSPAPSQMSENSMSGSIGYSHMGTLKNEPYDIYVDPSTSPTPSQTSEVYQPQYHQTIIPGMTSLSPSGNNNYIHSGNPIIYKSEIYQTQYEQLSPANPDDEELLDAITWWQQH encoded by the coding sequence ATGGCAGCACTAGTGAGCAGCATGGCATTGGGACAGAACATCCACAACATTTTGCCAAACAATCGTATCCTGATGCAGCAAAAGCCGGTGAACCATCACGGAAAGCGACCAATTGCGCCGGCTCCAATCATGATTGGAGGGGCTACCCAGCTTCCAGTCGGTCTCAAGTGTAAGACCGCAATCAGTGCTAAGAAGTTTGCGTACTGTGGACTTCCTTACGCCCAGACTCCTCAACAGACGGCTTCCGTTTTGCGTCGTAATGCTCGGGAGCGCAATCGCGTCAAGCAAGTCAACAATGGATTCGCGAACTTACGCCAACACATTCCAGCCACTGTTGTAACTGCTTTGACCAATGGAGGTCGTGGAGCTAGCAAGAAACTTAGCAAAGTCGACACACTCCGTATGGCCGTTGAGTACATTCGTAGTTTGCAACGTATGCTGGATGAGAACTGTGAAAACACCAATCAAAAGAGCCTTAGTCAGTTCTCTTCCGCCAGCTCGTTTTACGGAACCATGTCTGAGTCTTCAACAGCTTCGTCACCTGCACCCTCGCAAATGTCGGAAAACTCCATGTCTGGATCCATCGGGTACTCCCATATGGGAACCTTGAAGAACGAGCCCTACGACATCTATGTTGACCCATCAACATCTCCAACTCCTTCACAAACCTCAGAGGTTTATCAGCCTCAGTATCATCAAACAATCATCCCTGGAATGACCAGCCTAAGCCCTAGCGGGAACAACAACTACATCCATTCAGGAAATCCGATCATCTACAAGTCCGAGATCTACCAGACCCAGTACGAGCAACTGAGTCCCGCAAACCCAGACGACGAAGAACTTTTGGACGCTATCACCTGGTGGCAACAACATTGA